In Dyadobacter subterraneus, a single genomic region encodes these proteins:
- a CDS encoding tetratricopeptide repeat protein, whose amino-acid sequence MTHTLARFIQTLAFCLLFVCILIGCSQYSSRPAAVNFHNVASHYNAYFIAEQDMLDAEFAMRAAFKEDYNQLLPILMPLDSILALPVKPQLLDAIKKTSIVAEKHQNSKWVDNSYIILGKSRLYLGQWADGLEALRYVYANGKDENDKNNALIVLMRAYISRKDYSNALGVAEYLSQQPLSKAATKDFYLTKAYLHQQNGEYLTSVAILEETFPLLSKSIETARLHFAAAQMYDRLGQFALANKHYKSVSKNRPDYDLGFYSSMNSLQNQVIINPKTDVSSVGFDKMLRDRKNNDLRDRIYFTMGLLAEHRKQLPEAVKYLQKSASLASGKNNVQKAYTYLQLARIHYDALERYELAKAYYDSALIILPKDAQEYRVVSDRKLALDNFVTQLTIVKMEDSLQILSHMNPKALDDKIDNIIEEQEKARIEDEKRLKAAQLAANNQINLNSGTSISSSTDRRWELYDPALINQGKIEFRRLWGNRVLEDDWRRSTKQLTSVAARGNNSADSASNGRGLPAVAAEPVMAKGTAIWQARHDNLKKNIPLTDSSFAVSQKRKEDALYNLGKIYRFDLKEPDRAVVTFNRVLTEYPKTQYREEIYYLMYLTLPENDQNRVAWKDKLTSEFPNSTYARLVNKSVGTGADDKNRNNPVKAYESAYQLYANGNYTKALEDIEADLPAYKGSMLEDKFALLRVFLVGKVRGREAYLQAINEFVRLYPGSIYLPRLKEMQESREISVGKR is encoded by the coding sequence GTGACTCATACACTAGCCCGTTTTATTCAAACATTAGCGTTCTGTCTCCTGTTTGTATGTATACTGATCGGGTGCTCTCAATACAGTTCCCGACCGGCGGCTGTAAATTTTCATAATGTTGCTTCTCATTACAACGCGTACTTTATTGCCGAGCAGGATATGCTTGATGCGGAATTCGCTATGCGTGCCGCTTTCAAAGAGGATTACAACCAGCTTCTGCCAATTTTAATGCCTCTGGACTCAATCCTGGCACTTCCTGTGAAACCGCAATTGCTGGATGCCATCAAGAAAACTTCCATTGTTGCAGAAAAACATCAGAACAGCAAGTGGGTGGATAACAGCTATATCATTTTAGGAAAATCCCGACTATATCTGGGTCAGTGGGCCGATGGTTTGGAAGCATTACGTTACGTTTATGCCAACGGTAAAGATGAAAATGATAAAAATAATGCGCTTATCGTTCTGATGCGCGCATATATCAGTCGCAAGGATTATTCCAATGCACTTGGCGTTGCAGAATATCTGAGCCAGCAACCATTATCAAAAGCAGCTACCAAAGATTTTTATCTGACAAAAGCATATTTGCATCAGCAGAATGGAGAGTATCTGACTTCGGTTGCCATTTTGGAAGAAACATTTCCGTTGCTGAGTAAATCTATTGAAACGGCAAGATTGCATTTCGCAGCTGCGCAGATGTATGATCGTCTTGGGCAATTTGCTCTGGCAAACAAACATTACAAAAGTGTCAGCAAAAACCGGCCGGATTATGATCTTGGATTTTATTCTTCCATGAATTCATTACAAAACCAGGTTATTATCAATCCGAAAACCGATGTTTCTTCGGTAGGTTTTGACAAAATGCTCCGTGACAGAAAAAATAATGATCTGCGTGACCGGATTTATTTTACAATGGGACTTCTTGCTGAGCATAGAAAACAGTTGCCGGAAGCAGTAAAATATTTACAAAAATCAGCTTCGTTGGCATCAGGGAAAAATAATGTTCAGAAAGCTTATACCTATTTACAGCTTGCCCGGATCCATTATGATGCGCTTGAAAGATATGAACTGGCAAAAGCTTATTATGACAGTGCCTTAATTATTCTACCAAAAGACGCCCAGGAATATCGTGTTGTATCAGACCGCAAACTCGCTTTGGATAATTTTGTCACACAGCTTACCATTGTTAAAATGGAAGACAGTTTGCAGATTCTTTCTCATATGAATCCCAAAGCGCTGGATGACAAAATCGACAATATTATTGAGGAACAGGAAAAGGCGAGGATTGAAGACGAAAAACGCCTGAAAGCCGCCCAACTTGCTGCAAATAACCAGATCAATTTAAATTCGGGAACATCCATAAGCAGCAGCACGGATCGTCGGTGGGAACTCTATGATCCTGCTTTAATTAACCAGGGGAAAATCGAGTTCCGCAGACTTTGGGGAAATCGTGTGCTTGAAGATGACTGGCGCAGAAGTACAAAACAATTAACTTCTGTGGCTGCAAGGGGAAATAATTCGGCTGACAGTGCGTCAAATGGCAGAGGACTTCCGGCGGTAGCAGCAGAACCTGTGATGGCAAAAGGAACTGCGATTTGGCAGGCAAGACATGACAATCTTAAAAAGAATATTCCGTTGACAGATTCAAGTTTTGCAGTTTCTCAAAAAAGAAAAGAAGATGCTTTATATAATCTCGGAAAAATCTACCGCTTCGATTTAAAAGAACCGGATCGCGCCGTTGTAACATTTAACAGGGTTTTGACAGAATATCCAAAGACGCAATACAGGGAAGAGATTTATTATCTGATGTATCTGACACTTCCGGAAAATGATCAGAATCGGGTTGCCTGGAAAGATAAGCTTACCTCGGAATTCCCCAATTCAACCTATGCAAGACTGGTTAATAAGTCGGTCGGAACCGGAGCCGATGATAAAAACAGAAATAATCCTGTGAAGGCTTACGAAAGTGCTTATCAATTGTATGCGAACGGAAATTACACCAAGGCACTTGAAGATATCGAAGCTGATTTGCCCGCATATAAAGGAAGTATGCTGGAAGATAAATTTGCACTACTCAGAGTATTTTTAGTGGGGAAAGTCAGAGGACGGGAGGCCTATCTGCAAGCTATTAACGAATTTGTTCGTTTATATCCCGGCAGCATTTATTTGCCACGACTTAAAGAAATGCAGGAATCTCGCGAAATTTCGGTTGGAAAGAGATAA